A segment of the Deltaproteobacteria bacterium genome:
GTCGCCCGGGGGGTGCGCGACAAATTTGTGGGTAACGTGGTTCGGTGTTCTGGCCGTCATTCCCCTTCAAGGACGTGCCAACGGGTCCGACATTGTGGTGACCTCACAGCTGGCAACGCGGGTGTGGCAGCATGAGAGCAAGGTAGTGGAGGGTTTTTCGGCCAAGTACGGCGTTGACAAGCTGGTCTACTACGAAGCGCACGGCTGCGCAGAGACCGCAATCGTGCGGGAGAAGCAGCTGAAGAAGCG
Coding sequences within it:
- a CDS encoding GIY-YIG nuclease family protein; its protein translation is MAVIPLQGRANGSDIVVTSQLATRVWQHESKVVEGFSAKYGVDKLVYYEAHGCAETAIVREKQLKKR